From the genome of Spinacia oleracea cultivar Varoflay chromosome 2, BTI_SOV_V1, whole genome shotgun sequence, one region includes:
- the LOC110806041 gene encoding DNA-binding protein RHL1 — translation MARERKKKKADNQQEEEANPEAQERKRLKNLAYTNNIVSQTPAKGFTPLHPSKTVIKHHGKDILKKSQRKNRYLFSFSGLLAPISGGKIGELTDLGSKNPILYLEFPQGRMKLFGTIVYPKNRYLTLQFSRGGKNVMCEDCFDTMIVFSDAFWVGKKEENPDEARLDFPEELYEGKHPEVDFEGGAGSTPTRRKDFMKVVTKSTEEESLPGSPIDETEVISPERCQNLIDLENSTPVRQSGRTAGKRFNFAEVSSGEDPAESASDVSGELNEDTAKSSKSRSVDQDLGNPESPKAKHASEDTAQPPRRPVSKSGTKESCRTSLVQSTISTLFKKVEEKNTSGSSKKIASCKVSSEEMQLNSSKLNIKKVKAAEQKKVETVTQVKKSGAKSVRKKQKAELSEVEDDIEESSNASEEMNASDDDWLG, via the exons ATGGCaagagaaaggaagaagaagaaggcagATAATCAACAAGAAGAAGAAGCAAACCCAGAAGCACAAGAACGGAAGAGACTCAAAAACCTCGCTTACACCAACAACATTGTTTCACAAACTCCTGCTAAAGGGTTTACACCTCTTCATCCGTCCAAAACTGTTATCAAACACCATGGCAAAGATATTCTCAAGAAATCCCAGAGGAAAAATCGGtatcttttctctttttctgGGCTTTTAGCCCCTATTTCTGGGGGTAAAATTGGTGAGCTCACTGATTTGGGCTCCAAAAATCCCATCCTTTACCTTGAGTTTCCTCAG GGGAGGATGAAGTTGTTTGGGACCATTGTGTACCCGAAGAATCGATACTTGACTTTGCAATTTTCAAGAGGTGGCAAAAATGTCATGTGCGAAGATTGCTTTGACACCATG ATAGTATTTTCTGATGCATTTTGGGTTGGGAAGAAAGAAGAAAACCCAGATGAGGCCAGATTGGATTTCCCAGAAGAGCTATATGAG GGTAAGCATCCCGAGGTTGATTTTGAAGGGGGTGCTGGTTCAACTCCTACGAGAAGAAAAGATTTCATGAAAGTAGTTACCAAGTCTACTGAAGAAGAATCACTACCTGGGTCACCAATTGATGAAACAGAAGTTATATCACCTGAAAGGTGTCAAAATCTGATTGATCTGGAAAACAGCACGCCAGTCAGGCAATCAGGAAGGACTGCTGGCAAGAGATTCAA TTTCGCTGAAGTTTCTTCAGGGGAAGATCCTGCTGAGAGTGCCAGTGATGTGTCTGGAGAACTAAATGAGGACACTGCTAA GAGTTCCAAGTCGCGCTCAGTTGATCAGGATCTTGGTAATCCAGAGAGTCCAAAAGCAAAGCACGCATCTGAAGACACAGCACAACCGCCTAGGCGTCCCGTGTCAAAATCTGGAACTAAGGAATCATGTCGTACTTCACTTGTTCAATCCACTATATCAACTCTGTTTAAGAAGGTTGAAGAAAAG AATACATCCGGAAGTTCGAAAAAGATCGCTTCTTGTAAAG TTTCTAGTGAGGAGATGCAGCTGAATAGTTCAAAATTAAATATCAAAAAAGTGAAG GCTGCAGAGCAGAAGAAAGTAGAAACTGTCACTCAAGTGAAAAAATCAG GGgcaaaaagtgttagaaaaAAGCAGAAAGCTGAGCTCTCTGAG GTTGAAGATGATATTGAGGAATCCTCAAATGCCTCGGAG gaaATGAATGCAAGTGATGACGATTGGCTTGGTTGA
- the LOC130467434 gene encoding protein FAR1-RELATED SEQUENCE 5-like: MGGGIPQTIMTDQAPVIAAAIRDVFPGVRHRLCTWHLGENSKKNIATFPELFSYLLKYCDTVAEFEHYWPRFIKHYKCEKNVWLNNLYVIREHCCRAYSKDSFSGGALSSQRRESTNNSIKDRCYICMAKQRKENHHDYRVLRGNRHMDAANVSILVHARKVYTSYLYMKFEEQFLKGISLNQERTFEDAEKVVYLLWKPAIADLIRHEIMFNKITFESNCTCKHIYERWTKEAMCSAVVDEQSSKANVVPASVWRFQTMRKFIRFVTSCQDFLEVRVEIDTAFDLLRQKVETVRGAIDFAEPIEGIDVPGHDGKDGPSIKDPKKVRQTRGLRILLRRSVTKRRLGGNVLKNMLKLLKLKRVLPSFQLKYIPPS; encoded by the exons ATGGGTGGCGGAATACCCCAAACTATAATGACAGATCAAGCTCCTGTCATTGCTGCTGCTATTAGGGATGTGTTTCCGGGTGTTAGGCACCGTTTGTGTACATGGCATCTTGGAGAGAATTCAAAGAAGAATATTGCTACTTTTCCTGAGTTGTTTAGTTATCTTCTGAAGTACTGTGATACTGTTGCTGAGTTTGAACATTATTGGCCAAG ATTCATTAAACACTATAAGTGTGAGAAGAATgtatggttgaataatttgtatgtGATTAGAGAGCATTGTTGCCGTGCGTATTCTAAGGATTCTTTCTCCGGTGGAGCTTTGTCTTCTCAAAGGAGAGAATCGACTAATAATTCTATTAAAGATAG ATGTTATATCTGCATGGCGAAgcaaagaaaagaaaatcacCATGATTATCGTGTATTGAGGGGCAATCGGCATATGGATGCTGCCAATGTAAGTATACTTGTGCATGCAAGGAAGGTGTACACTAGTTATCTATATATGAAGTTTGAGGAGCAATTTCTGAAAGGAATTTCATTGAATCAGGAACGTACATTTGAAGATGCAGAAAAAGTTGTTTATCTGTTATGGAAGCCTGCTATAGCTGATTTGATAAGGCATGAGATTATGTTTAACAAAATTACATTTGAGTCCAATTGTACATGCAAGCATATTTATGAA AGGTGGACGAAAGAAGCTATGTGCAGTGCTGTTGTGGATGAACAATCCTCCAAAGCAAATGTTGTTCCCGCTTCTGTTTGGAGATTCCAAACTATGAGGAAGTTTATTCGTTTTGTTACATCTTGTCAAGATTTCCTTGAAGTTAGAGTAGAAATCGATACTGCATTTGATTTGTTAAGGCAAAAGGTTGAGACTGTTAGGGGTGCTATTGATTTTGCAGAGCCGATTGAGGGCATTGATGTTCCTGGTCACGATGGAAAGGATGGTCCATCCATTAAAGATCCAAAAAAGGTGAGACAAACGAGAGGCCTAAGGATATTGTTGAGAAGGAGTGTAACAAAAAGAAGGCTTGGAGGAAATGTGCTGAAAAACATGCTGAAACTGTTAAAGCTAAAGCGAGTTTTACCTAGTTTTCAGCTAAAATATATCCCCCCAAGTTAA
- the LOC110806038 gene encoding protein FAR-RED ELONGATED HYPOCOTYL 3 → MTSSVSTLCSMNDFTSQASIDAILIEINADNSLILSALMKELSKEVVVVEEASASELMLKEVRSDNEAYEMYNVYGFRKGFSICKGLIRTSRRTDLWIMRRFVCTAFKDVRFVDSCFKDVKKETLRKYERSELRTCCTAFIQLCITKDGVWTVVRHNMTHNHHMIPAAKRYLLRSQRDITEEQPQVS, encoded by the exons ATGACTTCCTCTGTTTCAACATTATGCTCTATGAATGATTTTACTAGCCAAGCTTCCATTGATGCTATACTTATTGAAATTAATGCTGATAATTCCTTAATACTCTCTGCGTTGATGAAGGAAT TGTCTAAAGAAGTAGTAGTGGTTGAAGAAGCATCTGCATCAGAATTAATGTTAAAAGAAGTTAGGAGTGATAATGAAGCTTATGAAATGTATAATGTCTATGGATTTAGGAAGGGTTTCAGTATTTGTAAGGGATTAATTAGGACCAGTCGTAGAACTGATTTGTGGATTATGCGTAGATTTGTTTGTACTGCTTTTAAAGACGTTAGGTTTGTGGATTCTTGTTTTAAAGATGTTAAGAAGGAAACATTGAGGAAGTATGAGAGGTCTGAATTGCGTACATGTTGTACTGCTTTTATTCAGCTTTGTATTACCAAGGATGGTGTTTGGACTGTAGTGAGGCATAACATGACTCACAATCATCATATGATTCCCGCTGCCAAGAGATACTTGCTTAGGTCTCAAAGAGACATTACAGAGGAGCAGCCTCAAGTATCCTAA